One Lemur catta isolate mLemCat1 chromosome 15, mLemCat1.pri, whole genome shotgun sequence genomic window carries:
- the LOC123650647 gene encoding synaptonemal complex protein 2-like isoform X1 yields the protein MSASWRPLGWLERQRSEGSTRRPCGSGRDPLDAPLRGPVALVHREEAAHREMVPGQVKTSSELFSKSEKEDTEIPNSHGRETEPLEESTDLEEIMSAGDDCCLITLPLNDQSAPPQRNTAESPSEKLKLDDTQQEITSKHEHSSDLQEPSVKIQSPKLSGKSRADSASRDDRKQETSVSFNYRKHLFSESSQDSSTSTSELSWTSNQKKKSLKSYSSGKKIRTRSSIRILPLFPLSSGSDHDHKKDQAKLLRPLRKDVSRQNDTMPPQISETKFPSSSTFLTLEDSAKKTVSIEESVKKQDDSNDDL from the exons ATGAGTGCGTCGTGGCGGCCCCTCGGGTGGCTGGAGCGGCAGCGGTCGGAGGGGAGCACACGGCGGCCCTGCGGCAGCGGGCGGGACCCCCTGGACGCTCCCCTGCGCGGACCCGTGGCGCTCGTGCACCGGGAGGAGGCGGCGCACCGTGAG ATGGTCCCTGGCCAGGTGAAAACTTCCTCAGAACTTTTTAGTAAGTCTGAGAAAGAAGACACTGAGATTCCTAATAGCCATGGAAGAGAGACAG AGCCGCTAGAAGAATCTACTGACCTGGAGGAGATCATGAGTGCAGGAGATGACTGTTGCCTGATAACTCTCCCCTTGAATGACCAGTCTGCACCGCCT caaaGAAATACAGCTGAGAGTCcatctgaaaaactgaaactgGATGATACACAACAAG AAATTACTTCAAAACATGAGCATTCTTCTGATTTACAAGAACCATCAGTTAAAATTCAGTCTCCTAAATTAAGTGGCAAATCTAG GGCAGATTCTGCTTCCAGGGATgacagaaagcaagaaacaagTGTGTCG TTTAATTACAGGAAACATCTCTTCTCTGAGAGTAGTCAAGATTCAAGTACCAGTACCAGTGAACTATCTTGGACCAGTAACCAAAAGAAGAAATCCCTAAAATCATACTCTAGTGGAAAAAAGATAAGAACCAGGAGTAGTATAAGAA tctTGCCACTTTTCCCTCTCAGTAGTGGCAGTGACCATGACCACAAGAAAGACCAA GCTAAACTTCTAAGACCATTACGGAAAGACGTGTCCAGGCAAAATGACACCATGCCTCCGcaaatttctgaaacaaaattcCCAAGTAGTTCTACCTTTTTAACTCTTGAAGATTCTGCGAAAAAAACAG tatctatTGAAGAAAGTGTGAAG aaGCAAGACGACTCAAATGATGACCTATAG
- the LOC123650647 gene encoding synaptonemal complex protein 2-like isoform X2, with product MSASWRPLGWLERQRSEGSTRRPCGSGRDPLDAPLRGPVALVHREEAAHREMVPGQVKTSSELFSKSEKEDTEIPNSHGRETEPLEESTDLEEIMSAGDDCCLITLPLNDQSAPPQRNTAESPSEKLKLDDTQQEITSKHEHSSDLQEPSVKIQSPKLSGKSRQEVCLRVMRFLSEKFNYRKHLFSESSQDSSTSTSELSWTSNQKKKSLKSYSSGKKIRTRSSIRILPLFPLSSGSDHDHKKDQAKLLRPLRKDVSRQNDTMPPQISETKFPSSSTFLTLEDSAKKTVSIEESVKKQDDSNDDL from the exons ATGAGTGCGTCGTGGCGGCCCCTCGGGTGGCTGGAGCGGCAGCGGTCGGAGGGGAGCACACGGCGGCCCTGCGGCAGCGGGCGGGACCCCCTGGACGCTCCCCTGCGCGGACCCGTGGCGCTCGTGCACCGGGAGGAGGCGGCGCACCGTGAG ATGGTCCCTGGCCAGGTGAAAACTTCCTCAGAACTTTTTAGTAAGTCTGAGAAAGAAGACACTGAGATTCCTAATAGCCATGGAAGAGAGACAG AGCCGCTAGAAGAATCTACTGACCTGGAGGAGATCATGAGTGCAGGAGATGACTGTTGCCTGATAACTCTCCCCTTGAATGACCAGTCTGCACCGCCT caaaGAAATACAGCTGAGAGTCcatctgaaaaactgaaactgGATGATACACAACAAG AAATTACTTCAAAACATGAGCATTCTTCTGATTTACAAGAACCATCAGTTAAAATTCAGTCTCCTAAATTAAGTGGCAAATCTAG GCAGGAGGTGTGTCTCCGGGTGATGCGTTTCCTGTCTGAGAAG TTTAATTACAGGAAACATCTCTTCTCTGAGAGTAGTCAAGATTCAAGTACCAGTACCAGTGAACTATCTTGGACCAGTAACCAAAAGAAGAAATCCCTAAAATCATACTCTAGTGGAAAAAAGATAAGAACCAGGAGTAGTATAAGAA tctTGCCACTTTTCCCTCTCAGTAGTGGCAGTGACCATGACCACAAGAAAGACCAA GCTAAACTTCTAAGACCATTACGGAAAGACGTGTCCAGGCAAAATGACACCATGCCTCCGcaaatttctgaaacaaaattcCCAAGTAGTTCTACCTTTTTAACTCTTGAAGATTCTGCGAAAAAAACAG tatctatTGAAGAAAGTGTGAAG aaGCAAGACGACTCAAATGATGACCTATAG
- the LOC123650647 gene encoding synaptonemal complex protein 2-like isoform X7, which translates to MKREIHFDLQFNISQPSTQALGEDKQMMVPGQVKTSSELFSKSEKEDTEIPNSHGRETEPLEESTDLEEIMSAGDDCCLITLPLNDQSAPPQRNTAESPSEKLKLDDTQQEITSKHEHSSDLQEPSVKIQSPKLSGKSRADSASRDDRKQETSVSFNYRKHLFSESSQDSSTSTSELSWTSNQKKKSLKSYSSGKKIRTRSSIRILPLFPLSSGSDHDHKKDQAKLLRPLRKDVSRQNDTMPPQISETKFPSSSTFLTLEDSAKKTVSIEESVKKQDDSNDDL; encoded by the exons ATGAAAAGagaaatccattttgatttgcaATTCAACATATCACAACCTTCCACGCAAGCTTTAGGAGAAGACAAACAGATG ATGGTCCCTGGCCAGGTGAAAACTTCCTCAGAACTTTTTAGTAAGTCTGAGAAAGAAGACACTGAGATTCCTAATAGCCATGGAAGAGAGACAG AGCCGCTAGAAGAATCTACTGACCTGGAGGAGATCATGAGTGCAGGAGATGACTGTTGCCTGATAACTCTCCCCTTGAATGACCAGTCTGCACCGCCT caaaGAAATACAGCTGAGAGTCcatctgaaaaactgaaactgGATGATACACAACAAG AAATTACTTCAAAACATGAGCATTCTTCTGATTTACAAGAACCATCAGTTAAAATTCAGTCTCCTAAATTAAGTGGCAAATCTAG GGCAGATTCTGCTTCCAGGGATgacagaaagcaagaaacaagTGTGTCG TTTAATTACAGGAAACATCTCTTCTCTGAGAGTAGTCAAGATTCAAGTACCAGTACCAGTGAACTATCTTGGACCAGTAACCAAAAGAAGAAATCCCTAAAATCATACTCTAGTGGAAAAAAGATAAGAACCAGGAGTAGTATAAGAA tctTGCCACTTTTCCCTCTCAGTAGTGGCAGTGACCATGACCACAAGAAAGACCAA GCTAAACTTCTAAGACCATTACGGAAAGACGTGTCCAGGCAAAATGACACCATGCCTCCGcaaatttctgaaacaaaattcCCAAGTAGTTCTACCTTTTTAACTCTTGAAGATTCTGCGAAAAAAACAG tatctatTGAAGAAAGTGTGAAG aaGCAAGACGACTCAAATGATGACCTATAG
- the LOC123650647 gene encoding synaptonemal complex protein 2-like isoform X5, which produces MSASWRPLGWLERQRSEGSTRRPCGSGRDPLDAPLRGPVALVHREEAAHREMVPGQVKTSSELFSKSEKEDTEIPNSHGRETEPLEESTDLEEIMSAGDDCCLITLPLNDQSAPPQRNTAESPSEKLKLDDTQQEITSKHEHSSDLQEPSVKIQSPKLSGKSRADSASRDDRKQETSVSFNYRKHLFSESSQDSSTSTSELSWTSNQKKKSLKSYSSGKKIRTRSSIRILPLFPLSSGSDHDHKKDQAKLLRPLRKDVSRQNDTMPPQISETKFPSSSTFLTLEDSAKKTEARRLK; this is translated from the exons ATGAGTGCGTCGTGGCGGCCCCTCGGGTGGCTGGAGCGGCAGCGGTCGGAGGGGAGCACACGGCGGCCCTGCGGCAGCGGGCGGGACCCCCTGGACGCTCCCCTGCGCGGACCCGTGGCGCTCGTGCACCGGGAGGAGGCGGCGCACCGTGAG ATGGTCCCTGGCCAGGTGAAAACTTCCTCAGAACTTTTTAGTAAGTCTGAGAAAGAAGACACTGAGATTCCTAATAGCCATGGAAGAGAGACAG AGCCGCTAGAAGAATCTACTGACCTGGAGGAGATCATGAGTGCAGGAGATGACTGTTGCCTGATAACTCTCCCCTTGAATGACCAGTCTGCACCGCCT caaaGAAATACAGCTGAGAGTCcatctgaaaaactgaaactgGATGATACACAACAAG AAATTACTTCAAAACATGAGCATTCTTCTGATTTACAAGAACCATCAGTTAAAATTCAGTCTCCTAAATTAAGTGGCAAATCTAG GGCAGATTCTGCTTCCAGGGATgacagaaagcaagaaacaagTGTGTCG TTTAATTACAGGAAACATCTCTTCTCTGAGAGTAGTCAAGATTCAAGTACCAGTACCAGTGAACTATCTTGGACCAGTAACCAAAAGAAGAAATCCCTAAAATCATACTCTAGTGGAAAAAAGATAAGAACCAGGAGTAGTATAAGAA tctTGCCACTTTTCCCTCTCAGTAGTGGCAGTGACCATGACCACAAGAAAGACCAA GCTAAACTTCTAAGACCATTACGGAAAGACGTGTCCAGGCAAAATGACACCATGCCTCCGcaaatttctgaaacaaaattcCCAAGTAGTTCTACCTTTTTAACTCTTGAAGATTCTGCGAAAAAAACAG aaGCAAGACGACTCAAATGA
- the LOC123650647 gene encoding synaptonemal complex protein 2-like isoform X3 — MSASWRPLGWLERQRSEGSTRRPCGSGRDPLDAPLRGPVALVHREEAAHREMVPGQVKTSSELFSKSEKEDTEIPNSHGRETEPLEESTDLEEIMSAGDDCCLITLPLNDQSAPPQRNTAESPSEKLKLDDTQQEITSKHEHSSDLQEPSVKIQSPKLSGKSRADSASRDDRKQETSVSFNYRKHLFSESSQDSSTSTSELSWTSNQKKKSLKSYSSGKKIRTRSSIRILPLFPLSSGSDHDHKKDQAKLLRPLRKDVSRQNDTMPPQISETKFPSSSTFLTLEDSAKKTANDGRCCVLILL, encoded by the exons ATGAGTGCGTCGTGGCGGCCCCTCGGGTGGCTGGAGCGGCAGCGGTCGGAGGGGAGCACACGGCGGCCCTGCGGCAGCGGGCGGGACCCCCTGGACGCTCCCCTGCGCGGACCCGTGGCGCTCGTGCACCGGGAGGAGGCGGCGCACCGTGAG ATGGTCCCTGGCCAGGTGAAAACTTCCTCAGAACTTTTTAGTAAGTCTGAGAAAGAAGACACTGAGATTCCTAATAGCCATGGAAGAGAGACAG AGCCGCTAGAAGAATCTACTGACCTGGAGGAGATCATGAGTGCAGGAGATGACTGTTGCCTGATAACTCTCCCCTTGAATGACCAGTCTGCACCGCCT caaaGAAATACAGCTGAGAGTCcatctgaaaaactgaaactgGATGATACACAACAAG AAATTACTTCAAAACATGAGCATTCTTCTGATTTACAAGAACCATCAGTTAAAATTCAGTCTCCTAAATTAAGTGGCAAATCTAG GGCAGATTCTGCTTCCAGGGATgacagaaagcaagaaacaagTGTGTCG TTTAATTACAGGAAACATCTCTTCTCTGAGAGTAGTCAAGATTCAAGTACCAGTACCAGTGAACTATCTTGGACCAGTAACCAAAAGAAGAAATCCCTAAAATCATACTCTAGTGGAAAAAAGATAAGAACCAGGAGTAGTATAAGAA tctTGCCACTTTTCCCTCTCAGTAGTGGCAGTGACCATGACCACAAGAAAGACCAA GCTAAACTTCTAAGACCATTACGGAAAGACGTGTCCAGGCAAAATGACACCATGCCTCCGcaaatttctgaaacaaaattcCCAAGTAGTTCTACCTTTTTAACTCTTGAAGATTCTGCGAAAAAAACAG CAAATGATGGAAgatgttgtgttttaattttgctttga
- the LOC123650647 gene encoding synaptonemal complex protein 2-like isoform X4, which produces MSASWRPLGWLERQRSEGSTRRPCGSGRDPLDAPLRGPVALVHREEAAHREMVPGQVKTSSELFSKSEKEDTEIPNSHGRETEPLEESTDLEEIMSAGDDCCLITLPLNDQSAPPQRNTAESPSEKLKLDDTQQEITSKHEHSSDLQEPSVKIQSPKLSGKSRADSASRDDRKQETSVSFNYRKHLFSESSQDSSTSTSELSWTSNQKKKSLKSYSSGKKIRTRSSIRILPLFPLSSGSDHDHKKDQAKLLRPLRKDVSRQNDTMPPQISETKFPSSSTFLTLEDSAKKTDCEPRVITGEY; this is translated from the exons ATGAGTGCGTCGTGGCGGCCCCTCGGGTGGCTGGAGCGGCAGCGGTCGGAGGGGAGCACACGGCGGCCCTGCGGCAGCGGGCGGGACCCCCTGGACGCTCCCCTGCGCGGACCCGTGGCGCTCGTGCACCGGGAGGAGGCGGCGCACCGTGAG ATGGTCCCTGGCCAGGTGAAAACTTCCTCAGAACTTTTTAGTAAGTCTGAGAAAGAAGACACTGAGATTCCTAATAGCCATGGAAGAGAGACAG AGCCGCTAGAAGAATCTACTGACCTGGAGGAGATCATGAGTGCAGGAGATGACTGTTGCCTGATAACTCTCCCCTTGAATGACCAGTCTGCACCGCCT caaaGAAATACAGCTGAGAGTCcatctgaaaaactgaaactgGATGATACACAACAAG AAATTACTTCAAAACATGAGCATTCTTCTGATTTACAAGAACCATCAGTTAAAATTCAGTCTCCTAAATTAAGTGGCAAATCTAG GGCAGATTCTGCTTCCAGGGATgacagaaagcaagaaacaagTGTGTCG TTTAATTACAGGAAACATCTCTTCTCTGAGAGTAGTCAAGATTCAAGTACCAGTACCAGTGAACTATCTTGGACCAGTAACCAAAAGAAGAAATCCCTAAAATCATACTCTAGTGGAAAAAAGATAAGAACCAGGAGTAGTATAAGAA tctTGCCACTTTTCCCTCTCAGTAGTGGCAGTGACCATGACCACAAGAAAGACCAA GCTAAACTTCTAAGACCATTACGGAAAGACGTGTCCAGGCAAAATGACACCATGCCTCCGcaaatttctgaaacaaaattcCCAAGTAGTTCTACCTTTTTAACTCTTGAAGATTCTGCGAAAAAAACAG
- the LOC123650647 gene encoding synaptonemal complex protein 2-like isoform X6 gives MSASWRPLGWLERQRSEGSTRRPCGSGRDPLDAPLRGPVALVHREEAAHREMVPGQVKTSSELFSKSEKEDTEIPNSHGRETEPLEESTDLEEIMSAGDDCCLITLPLNDQSAPPQRNTAESPSEKLKLDDTQQEITSKHEHSSDLQEPSVKIQSPKLSGKSRADSASRDDRKQETSVSFNYRKHLFSESSQDSSTSTSELSWTSNQKKKSLKSYSSGKKIRTRSSIRILPLFPLSSGSDHDHKKDQAKLLRPLRKDVSRQNDTMPPQISETKFPSSSTFLTLEDSAKKTGIFTPS, from the exons ATGAGTGCGTCGTGGCGGCCCCTCGGGTGGCTGGAGCGGCAGCGGTCGGAGGGGAGCACACGGCGGCCCTGCGGCAGCGGGCGGGACCCCCTGGACGCTCCCCTGCGCGGACCCGTGGCGCTCGTGCACCGGGAGGAGGCGGCGCACCGTGAG ATGGTCCCTGGCCAGGTGAAAACTTCCTCAGAACTTTTTAGTAAGTCTGAGAAAGAAGACACTGAGATTCCTAATAGCCATGGAAGAGAGACAG AGCCGCTAGAAGAATCTACTGACCTGGAGGAGATCATGAGTGCAGGAGATGACTGTTGCCTGATAACTCTCCCCTTGAATGACCAGTCTGCACCGCCT caaaGAAATACAGCTGAGAGTCcatctgaaaaactgaaactgGATGATACACAACAAG AAATTACTTCAAAACATGAGCATTCTTCTGATTTACAAGAACCATCAGTTAAAATTCAGTCTCCTAAATTAAGTGGCAAATCTAG GGCAGATTCTGCTTCCAGGGATgacagaaagcaagaaacaagTGTGTCG TTTAATTACAGGAAACATCTCTTCTCTGAGAGTAGTCAAGATTCAAGTACCAGTACCAGTGAACTATCTTGGACCAGTAACCAAAAGAAGAAATCCCTAAAATCATACTCTAGTGGAAAAAAGATAAGAACCAGGAGTAGTATAAGAA tctTGCCACTTTTCCCTCTCAGTAGTGGCAGTGACCATGACCACAAGAAAGACCAA GCTAAACTTCTAAGACCATTACGGAAAGACGTGTCCAGGCAAAATGACACCATGCCTCCGcaaatttctgaaacaaaattcCCAAGTAGTTCTACCTTTTTAACTCTTGAAGATTCTGCGAAAAAAACAG
- the LOC123650647 gene encoding synaptonemal complex protein 2-like isoform X8 — protein MSASWRPLGWLERQRSEGSTRRPCGSGRDPLDAPLRGPVALVHREEAAHREMVPGQVKTSSELFSKSEKEDTEIPNSHGRETEPLEESTDLEEIMSAGDDCCLITLPLNDQSAPPQRNTAESPSEKLKLDDTQQEITSKHEHSSDLQEPSVKIQSPKLSGKSRADSASRDDRKQETSVSFNYRKHLFSESSQDSSTSTSELSWTSNQKKKSLKSYSSGKKIRTRSSIRILPLFPLSSGSDHDHKKDQVLYFRLNF, from the exons ATGAGTGCGTCGTGGCGGCCCCTCGGGTGGCTGGAGCGGCAGCGGTCGGAGGGGAGCACACGGCGGCCCTGCGGCAGCGGGCGGGACCCCCTGGACGCTCCCCTGCGCGGACCCGTGGCGCTCGTGCACCGGGAGGAGGCGGCGCACCGTGAG ATGGTCCCTGGCCAGGTGAAAACTTCCTCAGAACTTTTTAGTAAGTCTGAGAAAGAAGACACTGAGATTCCTAATAGCCATGGAAGAGAGACAG AGCCGCTAGAAGAATCTACTGACCTGGAGGAGATCATGAGTGCAGGAGATGACTGTTGCCTGATAACTCTCCCCTTGAATGACCAGTCTGCACCGCCT caaaGAAATACAGCTGAGAGTCcatctgaaaaactgaaactgGATGATACACAACAAG AAATTACTTCAAAACATGAGCATTCTTCTGATTTACAAGAACCATCAGTTAAAATTCAGTCTCCTAAATTAAGTGGCAAATCTAG GGCAGATTCTGCTTCCAGGGATgacagaaagcaagaaacaagTGTGTCG TTTAATTACAGGAAACATCTCTTCTCTGAGAGTAGTCAAGATTCAAGTACCAGTACCAGTGAACTATCTTGGACCAGTAACCAAAAGAAGAAATCCCTAAAATCATACTCTAGTGGAAAAAAGATAAGAACCAGGAGTAGTATAAGAA tctTGCCACTTTTCCCTCTCAGTAGTGGCAGTGACCATGACCACAAGAAAGACCAA GTTCTGTATTTTAGGCTAAACTTCTAA